From the Brienomyrus brachyistius isolate T26 chromosome 23, BBRACH_0.4, whole genome shotgun sequence genome, the window TCTGACATCACCACGTGCCCCTGTGACAAATTAACATGCCTGCCTCATGTTCCCTTGCTTTGCTGGGGGAGGTTCCAAGCTCAGTGTCACCCCCACACTGGGGAAGTAATGTTTTCTTACTGCAAAAGAATTTTACACTCAAAGATCGTTGGAAGACTTGTTCCGAGTGTAAGCAGCTGTATAATGATGTTCTGATGTAATGCTACATTTAGGTTTGTCCTAGTCAAAATAAACAGGGGCTCTGTTCCAAACCAGCGCTAAATAATGCACTGTACAGTGAGTCTGCTTTTTTGTAGTGCTGTTTGACTTCTCAATGGAAAATGGGAGCCACTGCAAAGTACAAAATACCCATCATGCAATGTGAAGGAGACGCCTATTGTCATCTGGACTCTTATGATGCAAAGAGGACTTTTTATTACTAAAAAGCACTTGGATTATCTTATCCTTCATTCTGTTTATGTTATAGCTGTATTTTGCGATTCGCTGATGATGAGTCGCTAGGATGTATAACTGATAGTGATGTCATTCCTTGGGCCAAATGAGCAAAGAGTGAAGCGGCTGACCTACTCTCCTCGGTAGGGTCACCGTTTGCAGCGAATTGGGCAGCGGCCAGCAGGCGATGAAGGCGGTGGATGTGAAGGTGGAGAATGTCACAGCATTCAGCAGCCACATGGATGTCTTCTGCATGAAGGACCGAGGTCAGGTTTGCATCCTGTGGATGTGTTTCTGCAAATGTATCACTGACATTAGCTATTAGCTTCAGCCGGATGAACCTAATGACAGTCAAAGGGGGGAGAATGGAAAAGCAATATTTTATCAAAAGTGAAAAAAACGTAGCAACATTGTGCTTCATTTTTAACGCTGGAGTCCCCACACTATCATTTGTGCCAAAAAGACATTCAAAGACGCGTGTGCGTGTCCCAGGATGGGAGTGGCTCTGCACTGCAGGCAAGATTggcatgcccccccctccccgaatgTGCCCATTGAGGAGCCGAGCCACCCCCCCGGCCGGCGTGCGGCTCTAGCTGCCAGCAAGTCCGTGACATCCCATATGAGGCTGTATCTTATGCCTCCCTGACAGTACAGTGAGTTGgttaaaaagaaacaaacaGTCTACTTCTGGGGGCGGGGTCTGCTGCTGGGGGCGGGGCCTGCAACTGGGGGCGGGGACTGCTGCTGGGGGCGGGGACtgctgctgggggtggggtctgCAACTGGGGGCGGGGACtgctgctgggggtggggtctgCTGCTGGGGGCGGGGTCTGCTGCTGGGGGTGGCCCCCTCAAAGGCTTTCCTGTATCGGCAGCTGGCAGATAGGGTTTCTGCCCTTCCCCCCGTGCCCCTGCTTTTTTAGAGGGGGCTCAGGATGTTGCTGTCAAATTAATGTGAGAAATAGCTTGACCTATTATTAGGTGATTTTCAGATTGGAGGGGGAAATAAGCAGACATCCTTATGCTGGTGCAGAATTTTGGATGTGGCCCAAAAACAGTACATCAGgatccatggaaaaacaaggaaGTCTGAGGGTCTGGATCACTAACTGCTCCAGAAccacagagaaacacacacactctcgcATATATGCTGAAATACCCACATAAATATCTCACTCAGGACTTGGATGAGTTCAAACTTAACCCTTGAATATCAACCACTTATGAATTATGTTAGACTGTGTTTATACAACTTAAGCAGTTTAGTTTCTCAGTTTAGTTTCTTGGCTTCAGTGTTGTTTCTTGGTCTTTGTACTGTTTTATCATGATATCATTTTAGTGTCATGGAAAAGAATATTGTAGATTacatatatgcatttttttcctcCCATTCTGATTGACTGGCAGCTCTTTTTAATGGAACATGTCTGTAATTCTCTGGCCGGCCAACAGGGTGTGGAGACCCGCCCACCTTCGCCCACACCGTGTTGCAGAGCCACACAGGCTTGGAGCTGGGTGAGGAGCTGCTCTACGTCTGCGCCCCGGGCTTCATCATGGCAGGCGGGCAGTCGGCCTTCAGCCTGCTGTGCGACAGCTGCGGAGAGTGGTATGGCCTCGTGCAGCCCTGTGGCAAAGGTGAGGCACGGTGGGGGTAATCAGAACAACAGCACACCACCACAATAGCAAAAACAACACCacaaaagcaacaacacaccaccaccacaacaatGATAATACAacacaccaccaccacaacaatGATAATACAACAACACACTACCCCCACAACAACAACACAAAAAGACACCacaaaagcaacaacacaccACCACAACAATGACACAGCAACACACTACCACCACAACAACacaaaagcaacaacacacTACCACCACAACAATACAAAAAACACACCACCACAATAACAACAATGCCACAAAAAAACACCacaaaagcaacaacacaccACCACAACAATAACACAACAACACACTACCACCACAACAACACAAGAACAACACAACACActaccacaacaccacaaaaaacaccacaaaagcaacaacacaccaccacaacaacaataacacaaTAATAACAACGACACAACAACACAACAGcataacacaaaaacacaaccacaaaagcaacaacataacaaTAACACAACGACAACACCATGACAACAACAACGAAAAAACCTACAGCACAATAACAGCAACAATGCTCTAGTGTAACGGCTCTATGACATTGCTGTTTCTGGATCAGATTGCCTCTTGGTTGGGGGTTGTTTCCTGGAAACAACTTTACTTTCTCACTTTTTGAGAGCTAGCTTCACACTGGGGGCTGTCTGTAGCCACAGGCCCCTCGCATCAGCAGAGCGTTGGCCGATCACACACACAGCCGCATGGAAGGCGCGAATCTGGAAGGTCGCGCATGTGGGCGATTAAAGCTCCGCTACGTCGGGCCAAACTCACAGAGCGGTGCAGTAGGAGCGCGGAGGAGCTGCTGTGCGCATTCTGACGGAAGCAGCCAGTTTTTGCCGCACGGCCAGCTTCTGCTGGGCCTAAATGCTGCCTGATTTGCAGCCGTTACACATTTCCAATATACAGGACTGTCGCTGTCCAAGTGGGAAGCTGTGACTCAGAGCTAAAGCTGTGTCCATTTCATTTAGCTTTAAATGCCACAATGAAAACTGGtgaaaatgcagaaaaagccTAAATGTGCTTGTGCCCCATTGGTCTGCATTATTACTACAGCTGACAAGATAACAAGTGGCACATTCAGACTGCTGTTCCAGAAGGTTGTGCGGCTCCTAGCTGCCCTCCTCACAGATGCAGCTCCAGGCTTCAGTGACTCTGTTAGTAGCAGTTCCCATGACACCCGGGTGCCACATAGCATTACTGGGCGTTTGAAGGCGGCAGCACCTtctgatggtcctgcagtggACAGGAGCAGCGCAGAGTCCAGGAACCGCAGAAGGTCTCCGTTATAGCGGCTGGATTCTGGCACTTCAGTAAAGATTCCAAGGCATGGAAAGCAGAAGTTAAtgcacaagaaaacaaaaagccaGCATTAAACAGAAACCATTTCCAGTTTATAATTGAAACGCTATGATTTTTTTGTGAAGACCATCCTGCTGGGATCAGATGgggtctttttatttatttatatatatatatatatatatatatatatatatatatatatatatatatatatatatatatatatatacacacacacacacacacacacacacacacacacacacacacacacacacacacaccttggtAACAACCGGCTTTGTTGTGTTTAGGGACCTGGCTCACGAGACACTGAACAAAGCGTCACAGCAGTGAGGTCATTCAATATGTCATCATCTACATACTAATACAGTTTGTTACCTTTGCACATTCCAGTTGATCACATCGCATCCCGACGAATGACTTTACGCCATTCAGTGCATCATGTTTTTCAGATAAAGTGGAAACGCAGGTTGACTATGAGATCCCTGACGAGGGGCGTGCCTCCTACGAGGATGTGGCGGGGCGGACGGGGGGCACTCAGGAGACCAGCTTCAGTGAGGGTGACGGGTTGGCGCCAAGAGCGAGCTCGTCAGAGCTTGAGCGGGAGCATGACGGCAGGCCTGGGGGGGAGATGTCTGCGGCTGGGCAGCAGGCAGGACGATGGGAGGATAGCAACGTGGAAGATGCCACTGAGAAAACTGGCTACGAGCTCACAGCTGGAACGGACGCCCCGGTCTCCCTGCTCAGCCAGAAGCACCTATTCTGGTTTCCGTCCGAGACTTTTCATGAACCAGACCGAACAGGGATTCCAGGAGTTACAGTGGCACCGGCCTGGGTGGAGGACGAGGATAATCACATCGGCGTTAAGGCATCCGGCAGTGAGGCAGACAGCGTTAAGGCTCATGGCCAAAGGGATGGTGTCCCTCTGAACACAGTCAAACATACGGGGCCTCAGAATTACACCCGGGTTGGGGTGCAGGGACCAGGGCCTGAGGCAGACGAATCCTGGCTAGATGGCTACCCTGTTACCCAGGAGACCGGAGAGGAGGAGGGGGAAGGTGGGGTTAGGGATGCAGGAATTCCCACTACAGAGGCAACAGAAGAAGATGAGATTGGGAGAAAGGTGCCAAGCAGGATCGAGCGCATGGAGGGCAGCCGGCTTGACCATggaagccccgccccctcctcaGACTCCGCCCACATCGCCGTGCCTCCGACGCGCCCAGCAGATTATGGTGTGAAGCACATTCCTGTGAGACTGACGCCTCTCTCCAGTCTGGAGTCTGTGCATGTGGGCCTGCACCCATCCACGCGGCACAGCATCGCTGTGCACACGCCCACCACAGCCACCGCTCCTGCTACTACTGAGCTGGACGTCCCAGATCACCCAGCTGACCATGGCGATGGTCGCAAAGTGAAGATGGCCCCAACGGCCCCCTGGTACATAACGAAAAGCCTGTACCCCTTTCTCGACCACCTGCCGGGCCCCACCCAGCGGGAAGAAGTTACCGTGCCTTACCAGAAGGTTCCATCAGGGACTGTTGCTGCTGACGTGATTGATGAGTTTCCTGGGACTGGTCTCAATGGCGAGTCTGTAGAGCGGAATCTGACTTGGCTGGGGCCTGAAGCTGGGGGCCCCTCAACCGAGGGGCCGTGCCTAGGGGAGGACTGCCCCTTAGCAGGCAGGGGGCCCGTGGTGGCCATCATCATCGTGGCTGCATGTGCTCTGATGGTGGCCACAGTGCTGGCAGTCTGGTGCTAcaagaagaagcagcagaagagctctGTCTACAAGATGAACGGGAAGGAGCAGGGCAGGCCTGCACAGCAGATCGAGATGCAGCAGAAAGTCTAAGCGCTGCTTCCTGCAGAGACTTTTGAGGAGCTCGACAGTGCTGGTGTTGGTTTGCCTGCTGGTCTGCTAATCTGTttgtttacttgtttgtttACTTGTTTTGGTCTTGAGTGACACGAGAAGCAGATTCAAATGGCAGACCAGCTCCTATAGGAATCAAACCTAGATACTCTATGTCCAGAGAGACCCTTGTGGTATAGAAAAGTTAATTCTTTCACTTGTAAGACTAACAGATTATATTTGTGTtgtgtgttacatttttttttttgttcttttataTGTTCCTGTGTTATTGTTTGACGCTTTTTGCTGTTGCCAAAGTGTTTCCATAGTTTCAGGCCTGTTGCATTCCATGCAAATTCAGTTCATGATCAAATATTACTGGCTACAGTTTAATTGTTTTCACAGCCTGAGAATCAGTTAGTGCTGTTTAATGTAACAATAATGGTGCAAATTGTTCACTCATTGATTGTACAACCAATAAGTACTTTAAAAATCCAAAATTCAAGATATTGGGAATATTTAATATTCCAGTTGTACTTTAAAGAGCTTGTTTGTGCAGCGTCTGTCTTATGGACCCCAAAGCCTGCAGAATACGTCAATACCTTACAATAAGGGAGCCCTCTAGTGCAGAAGATAGTCACCTTTCAGCTCTCATTTTCTTGTGGATTTTTGTTAGATCTGTTTTAGGTTTGATGTCTGTTATCATAATTATAATGCCTTGAAGTCCTCTTTTGAAATATATGTGCGGGAGCCCAAACTTTGTTTCTACGTTTTACAACATGCATTTTCTTGTAGGTATTCTCCTAGGGATAGGGAGCAGGGGGAGATGTGGATTTTAATTCCGTTAATTTGTTGGTGTTGACGAAGCTTCGCCTGCCCACCTCCGCTGAGTCGCCAGCTGACACACGAGTGCGGTGCTGACCCAGCAGTGGGGGGGCGGTTCTCACCTAGGTGTGGTGGACAAGTGCTGGCAGGTGGACGAGACATACCCAGGGCCGTGTGAGCCCAGCGTGGGCCCCCTGGACCTTACATGCAGGGGGGCAGTTCTGCCCGGGAATTAAAACAGAAATAGTAAACTGGTCTGAGAAAAAAAACCACGTTGAATAGAATTAACTCATCAAGGTCTAATCGAGCTTCATCCACCTCTAGCTTCAGGATCAGAATGTGGAGAACCTGCTAACCGATCCGTAAGGTTCTGACTAGCAGTCACGACAATCAACAATTAAAATCCAGGTAAAATGAGCCCTTGATTTGCTTTAAAGaaaatgtgaatttttacaattAAAACGAAACGGTCATCAGTATTTGGTTATTGGTCTGGGTTGAGGTTTTCGAACTTAATGAGTTCCCAATACGGCTGTATTTGCAGGTCCGTAAGCCTAGACATTCTCCCTGAAGCTCGGGGTGTTCTGCGGTTCCACATTCTTCGTTCATGTGTAAATCATTCTGGTCGATATCTTTGTTTATGGATAGTAATGCATTTCAGTTTTTTTGCAAACTTTTGTGAACTTTCAGTCAAAATTACCACCAGAATAAACTAATTTTGTGCTTAGAACAGATGTTGGAAGTAGACTTTAACCTTTTTTGTTTCACAGATTTCAGTAAGTTCTGTTTCCAATTTTTTCGTCAAACGATACCTCTACTGATTGCCCAAAGCTTTTCTCACATGCTTTGAGCTCAAGAGGTTTGATTTGATTCACAGCCAGAAGCTTGTGCAGAGATTTCCCATAAATTCACGTTCACTGGCAACATGTCTTCTCGTTCCTACAGTTTTGATGGCGAGGAGCTGCAGGTAGGTCGGCCTCAATCGGTGCCTGTTCCACGGGTGATCCTGTTCTTCTCAGGACACAGCAGAGTAGGGGTGGTACTGCACCATACAGGTACTGCATTATCACAGGTGGCCTACTGGACCGACTGTAGGATGTCGGTGTCATGGCAACATCAGATCCTATGTGCAGGTAGAGTTTTTCACGGATAAATGTCCCAGGTAGCTGTCATTGTTCGGGATGCAGTAAATGCCCATGATATCGGCACAAATCCATAGTAGcaatacaaatataaaaattCATAATAATAACACTATTCTATTGACACGTATGCTAAAAATTATTGCACATTACCTGTGGCAGTTTCTGCAAATGCCTACAGAGAGGCAGGCATTAGTCTTTCAGCTTGTTCTGCTATTTACCTGACAATCTCTTGTAATATCCGACTTAAAACAACAGTACAATTATCAATAACGTGTGTGCAGAAAATTATTATGTGTGAGAATGTGTTAAAATCAGTGTTTTTCGAGAGTAACATTCCGACATTGCCGTAAATGAGAATGTTTTTCCGTAGTTGCAGGAGACCCATCAGCAAGGCGGATCGCTAATGCTGTGGTGAGCACATGCCTGGGGGGGCAGTAAGACTGTGCCTCTCAGTCACGATCAGTCAGCAGAACGAGGCTTTCTGGGTGCCAGCATCCAAGGATGGACTTGATGTTGACGACACCATGCACATACATCTGGAGTTTCTAAAATAAAGTGATTCGTATAAAATACCTTATTCTCTATGCTTTTATCATCCACACAGAACCAAGAGAACATTACATGTGGGAGAGGGTTAGCAGTTAAAAACAATTGGTATCAATTTTAAGAGAGTGTCATGGACAAATGGAAGCAGGTACTGAGTGTTCATATTCTCACTAACATCTAAAAAGCTAGATTTAAAGGAAAACTTTCAGTCATTCACCGTCTTCTTTGTGTTTATGAGGGCAGCGGGGCTGATTTATTGTTTCTGGCAGATTGCAAT encodes:
- the susd5 gene encoding sushi domain-containing protein 5, which translates into the protein MAQDCCRNVSFFKLLGFLMCLSSAFVRADGRLFLLEARNGSGEADGAAAAQEACARHGARLATASELRRAVAECSFATCTRGWLAGPGIGVTVCSELGSGQQAMKAVDVKVENVTAFSSHMDVFCMKDRGCGDPPTFAHTVLQSHTGLELGEELLYVCAPGFIMAGGQSAFSLLCDSCGEWYGLVQPCGKDKVETQVDYEIPDEGRASYEDVAGRTGGTQETSFSEGDGLAPRASSSELEREHDGRPGGEMSAAGQQAGRWEDSNVEDATEKTGYELTAGTDAPVSLLSQKHLFWFPSETFHEPDRTGIPGVTVAPAWVEDEDNHIGVKASGSEADSVKAHGQRDGVPLNTVKHTGPQNYTRVGVQGPGPEADESWLDGYPVTQETGEEEGEGGVRDAGIPTTEATEEDEIGRKVPSRIERMEGSRLDHGSPAPSSDSAHIAVPPTRPADYGVKHIPVRLTPLSSLESVHVGLHPSTRHSIAVHTPTTATAPATTELDVPDHPADHGDGRKVKMAPTAPWYITKSLYPFLDHLPGPTQREEVTVPYQKVPSGTVAADVIDEFPGTGLNGESVERNLTWLGPEAGGPSTEGPCLGEDCPLAGRGPVVAIIIVAACALMVATVLAVWCYKKKQQKSSVYKMNGKEQGRPAQQIEMQQKV